Proteins from one Juglans microcarpa x Juglans regia isolate MS1-56 chromosome 1S, Jm3101_v1.0, whole genome shotgun sequence genomic window:
- the LOC121247107 gene encoding dihydrolipoyllysine-residue acetyltransferase component 2 of pyruvate dehydrogenase complex, mitochondrial-like gives MAYASHIINHSKKLRNAPKFLRHEHAILVRWFSKDARPSIGKRDDIWKIRRHCYLSSERETVSRSATNGTIAMFGIQKRNISMMPMEVRNPTVGLAFNQRFSCISSQIYLRRGFSSDSGLPPHQEIGMPSLSPTMTEGNIARWLKKEGDKISTGEVLCEVETDKATVEMECMEEGYLAKIIHGDGSKEIKVGEVIAVTVEDEEDIAKLKDYKPSASDAGDATVKGSSASTPPKEDVAEQPVSSSEPKTSKPTAAPPVEDRIFSSPLARKLAEEHNVPLSSIKGTGPDGHVLKADIEDYLASRGKEALATAPKARTATPAALDYTDIPHSQIRKITASRLLFSKQTIPHYYLTVDACVDKLVDLRGQLNSLQEASGGKRISINDLVIKAAALALRKVPQCNSSWTDEYIRQYHSVNINVAVQTDNGLFVPVIRDADKKGLSRIADEVKQLAQKAKENSLKPDDYEGGTFTVSNLGGPFGIKQFCAIINPPQSGILAVGSAEKRVVPSSGPEQFEFASFMSVTLSCDHRVIDGAIGAQWLKAFKAYVENPESMLL, from the exons atatttGGAAGATCCGTCGTCATTGTTATTTGTCTTCAGAAAGAGAAACAGTTTCCAGGTCTGCCACCAATGGCACG ATAGCAATGTTTGGCATACAGAAGAGAAATATCTCAATGATGCCAATGGAAGTGAGAAATCCAACTGTTGGACTGGCTTTCAACCAAAGGTTTTCATG TATCAGTTCACAGATATACTTGAGAAGAGGTTTTTCATCTGATTCAG GCCTTCCTCCACACCAAGAGATCGGAATGCCCTCTCTATCACCTACAATGACAGAG GGTAATATTGCAAGGTGGTTGAAGAAAGAGGGTGATAAAATCTCTACTGGTGAAGTGCTTTGTGAAGTTGAAACA GATAAAGCAACGGTTGAAATGGAATGCATGGAAGAAGGCTATCTTGCTAAGATTATACATGGAGATggatcaaaagaaattaaagttGGTGAG GTGATTGCTGTAACTGTTGAAGATGAGGAGGATAttgcaaaattaaaagattacaAGCCTTCAGCATCAGATGCTGGTGATGCTACTGTTAAGGGGTCGTCTGCCTCAACTCCCCCAAAAGAAGATGTAGCAGAACAACCAGTCAGTTCATCAGAGCCAAAGACATCCAAGCCTACTGCAGCACCTCCTGTGGAAGATCGCATTTTTTCTAGCCCTCTTGCCAGAAAATTGGCTGAAGAACACAAT GTGCCTCTATCAAGCATTAAAGGAACAGGTCCAGATGGACATGTTTTGAAGGCAGATATTGAAGATTATTTGG CCTCTCGTGGGAAGGAAGCTTTGGCGACAGCCCCTAAGGCTAGGACTGCCACACCTGCAGCATTAGATTATACTGACATCCCTCATTCTCAGATCAGGAAG ATCACAGCTTCACGCTTATTATTCTCTAAGCAAACTATTCCCCATTATTATCTAACAGTAGATGCATGTGTCGACAAACTCGTGGA TTTGAGAGGCCAATTAAATTCATTACAAGAAGCATCTGGTGGAAAGCGGATCTCAATTAATGATCTTGTTATTAAG GCTGCTGCTTTGGCTCTTCGTAAGGTTCCTCAGTGCAATAGTTCATGGACAGATGAGTACATCCGCCA GTATCACAGTGTAAACATAAATGTTGCTGTTCAGACGGATAATGGACTCTTTGTTCCAGTCATCAGG gATGCAGACAAGAAAGGCCTATCCAGGATAGCTGATGAGGTCAAACAATTAGCCCAGAAAGCCAAAGAGAACAGCTTAAAACCAGACGATTATGAG GGAGGTACATTTACAGTGTCAAATTTGGGAGGTCCCTTCGGTATCAAGCAATTTTGTGCCATCATTAACCCTCCTCAGTCAGGCATTCTTGCTGTTGGATCTG CTGAGAAAAGGGTTGTACCTAGTTCAGGCCCCGAACAATTCGAGTTTGCTTCCTTCATGTCTGTGACGTTAAGCTGTGATCATCGTGTTATTGATG GTGCAATTGGTGCGCAATGGCTGAAAGCATTCAAAGCCTACGTCGAGAATCCCGAGTCCATGTTGCTTTAG
- the LOC121247451 gene encoding mitochondrial import inner membrane translocase subunit TIM23-1-like, with protein sequence LKIKTGPSSNPEQNLPNAHVLARINRTKTKTLLSLSLSLSPSPRDDQTLITGKSPKRKEKGREDGSQTPGSRTRIGSIITGSVLRPYHGLQVPIPARNVYQLPTGPQYLFDEEARRNRRGWSDNITFLTGCGYLTGAIGGGASGLVSGVRSFEPGDTTKLRLSRVLNSSGHAGRAWGNRIGVIGLIFAGMESGIVALRDTDDVWNSVAAGLGTGAVYRAARGVRSAAVAGAFGGVLVGLAVTAKQAMKRYVPI encoded by the coding sequence CTCAAAATAAAAACCGGTCCAAGTTCCAACCCCGAACAAAATCTCCCCAACGCACACGTTTTAGCCCGCATCAACAGAACTAAAACCAAaaccctcctctctctctctctctctctctctccctctccgcGAGACGACCAAACCCTAATAACCGGAAAGAGCccaaaaaggaaggaaaaagggAGAGAGGATGGCTCACAGACTCCCGGATCGCGAACAAGGATCGGATCCATCATCACAGGCTCGGTTCTACGACCCTACCACGGCCTCCAGGTCCCCATCCCGGCCCGCAATGTCTATCAGCTCCCAACCGGACCCCAATACCTCTTCGATGAGGAGGCTCGCCGCAACCGCCGCGGCTGGAGCGACAACATCACTTTCCTCACTGGATGCGGCTACCTCACCGGCGCTATCGGGGGTGGCGCCTCCGGGTTGGTGTCGGGCGTCAGGTCCTTTGAACCTGGGGACACCACGAAGCTCCGCCTCAGCCGGGTCCTTAACTCCTCGGGCCACGCTGGCCGGGCTTGGGGCAACCGAATAGGCGTCATCGGCCTCATCTTCGCTGGCATGGAGAGCGGGATTGTCGCCCTTAGGGACACTGACGACGTCTGGAATAGCGTGGCGGCTGGGCTTGGAACTGGAGCCGTTTATCGCGCGGCGCGTGGCGTGAGGTCCGCAGCGGTGGCGGGCGCCTTCGGCGGCGTATTGGTTGGTCTCGCCGTAACGGCAAAGCAGGCGATGAAGCGTTACGTGCCCATATGA
- the LOC121247108 gene encoding U-box domain-containing protein 52-like gives MTASEKLSFERSSESLQMTPQGNLGYYSIRTDSPTKAAADSFTSGNSSHGNSDSSDAFSFLSSIDTPFNFFSSNNASSDNLESSVASESPRSPTLSQTPGLEAEKRRIRLELTKAMEMYNLACKEIIVARQKARDFQQWQLVEERKLEEAQLAEEAALALAKVERQKTMAALEAAKMQQRLAEMQTQKRENIEMQAKQKRAVDALPQNNVIYRRYSIDEIEKATDYFNSSLKIGEGGYGPVYKGLLDHTAVAIKILRPDLSQGQKQFQQEVEVLSSIRHPHMVLLLGACPEYGCLVYEYMDNGSLEDRLFQKDSTPPISWPTRFRIAAEIASGLLFLHQTKPEPTVHRDLKPGNILLDLNYRSKIGDVGLARLIPPSVADSITQYHVTSAAGTFCYIDPEYQQTGLLGVKSDVYSLGVMLLQLLTAKPPIGLAHQIEKAIKKDKFPETLDPSVTDWPIEDALSLAKLALKCCEMRKRDRPDLDSDLLPELERLRDLGIMYSSLKNMAIDDGRRPYNSVPEVRPTVNQGGEIDPDLEVDLQWRSI, from the exons ATGACAGCCTCTGAGAAATTATCTTTCGAAAGAAGCAGTGAGTCCTTGCAGATGACACCACAAGGCAACTTAGGGTACTATAGCATCAGGACTGATTCGCCAACGAAAGCAGCAGCAGACAGTTTCACATCAGGAAATTCGTCCCATGGAAATAGTGATTCTTCAGATGCCTTTAGCTTCCTATCATCAATTGACACCCCATTTAACTTCTTTTCCTCAAACAACGCGTCCTCTGACAATTTAGAATCTTCAGTGGCCTCCGAGAGTCCCAGGAGCCCCACCTTGTCACAAACCCCA GGCCTGGAGGCCGAGAAGAGGAGAATTAGGCTTGAACTGACAAAAGCCATGGAAATGTATAACTTGGCTTGCAAAGAAATTATTGTAGCCAGACAGAAG GCAAGAGATTTTCAGCAATGGCAATTAGTAGAAGAACGTAAATTAGAGGAGGCCCAGCTTGCTGAAGAGGCCGCATTAGCTTTGGCAAAAGTCGAGAGGCAAAAGACAATGGCTGCCTTGGAAGCAGCCAAGATGCAACAAAGGCTAGCAGAAATGCAAACACAGAAGAGAGAGAATATAGAAATGCAGGCCAAGCAGAAGAGAGCAGTGGATGCATTGCCCCAAAACAATGTCATATATAGAAGATATTCTATCGATGAGATTGAAAAGGCAACTGACTATTTTAACAGTTCACTGAAGATCGGTGAAGGCGGATATGGACCTGTTTATAAAGGCTTGCTTGATCACACTGCTGTTGCCATCAAGATCTTGAGGCCAGACTTATCACAGGGGCAGAAGCAGTTCCAACAAGAG GTTGAAGTTCTGAGTAGTATCAGACATCCCCACATGGTTCTGCTTCTAGGTGCCTGTCCAGAGTATGGTTGCCTTGTGTACGAGTACATGGACAATGGCAGCTTAGAAGATCGGCTCTTCCAGAAGGACAGCACTCCCCCAATATCATGGCCAACCCGTTTCAGAATAGCTGCTGAAATTGCCTCgggtcttctttttcttcaccaAACAAAACCAGAACCTACAGTTCATCGCGACCTCAAGCCTGGGAACATTCTCCTAGACCTAAATTACCGAAGCAAGATCGGTGATGTGGGTTTAGCCCGACTAATTCCACCATCTGTTGCTGATAGTATCACTCAATATCATGTGACTTCAGCAGCTGGTACATTTTGTTACATTGACCCTGAGTATCAACAAACAGGATTGTTGGGTGTGAAATCAGATGTATATTCACTGGGTGTAATGCTGTTACAACTCCTTACAGCAAAGCCTCCAATTGGATTAGCTCACCAGATCGAGAAGGCCATTAAGAAAGACAAATTTCCAGAGACGCTCGATCCGTCAGTGACAGATTGGCCTATTGAAGATGCTTTATCACTTGCTAAACTTGCTCTCAAATGTTGCGAGATGAGGAAGAGGGATAGACCTGACCTTGATTCTGATTTGTTGCCAGAGCTTGAACGGTTAAGGGATCTTGGGATTATGTACTCGTCCCTTAAAAATATGGCTATTGATGATGGAAGACGCCCTTATAACTCAGTTCCAGAGGTTCGACCAACCGTGAATCAG GGCGGAGAGATCGACCCTGATCTAGAAGTGGATTTGCAGTGGAGATCCATATAA
- the LOC121247452 gene encoding U-box domain-containing protein 35-like, which translates to MAALSRTLSSMDPAEEGSSTVIAIDKTKNSHFAVKWAVDTILSSSSHCILVHVCNQSFLDPHNHETDHREGRPPTEQELRQLFLPYRGYCARKGIEAKEVILHDIDVPSALIDYIVRNSISNVVVGASNRNALTRKFKDADVPSTLLKAAPVSCAVYVISKGKVQAVRLADHQPRTLARASYNLGSRSLKEVIHDNLPPDTQDPDDTYRYS; encoded by the exons atggcagcTTTGTCAAGAACATTATCTTCAATGGATCCAGCAGAGGAGGGTTCTTCCACGGTCATTGCCATTGACAAAACGAAGAATAGCCATTTTGCCGTTAAATGGGCAGTCGACACCATTTTGAGCAGTTCTTCTCATTGCATTCTCGTCCACGTTTGCAATCAGAGTTTTTTGGATCCTC acAATCATGAAACCGACCACAGAGAAGGTCGCCCGCCAACTGAACAGGAGTTGCGACAATTATTCCTTCCTTATCGTGGATATTGCGCTCGAAAAGGG ATAGAAGCAAAGGAGGTGATCCTCCATGACATCGACGTTCCAAGCGCACTTATCGATTATATTGTTCGCAACTCCATCAGCAATGTTGTCGTTGGTGCTTCCAATCGGAATGCTCTCAcgag GAAATTTAAAGATGCAGATGTACCATCTACCTTACTCAAAGCTGCACCAGTATCCTGTGCGGTATACGTCATATCAAAAGGAAAAGTTCAGGCAGTTCGTCTAGCAGATCATCAACCTCGAACACTTGCTCGTGCATCATATAATCTAGGGAGCCGTTCTCTAAAGGAAGTTATACATGATAATCTTCCTCCTGATACCCAAGACCCCGATGATACTTACAGGTACTCCTAG